GGGCACCAGGGGATGATCCGGATGCGCAGCTTCAATAGCGAGATCTTCTACGGACATGCCTTTTCCGGTGCGGACAGCGCCGTTCCGAGCGGTTTCGACACGCCTCTCGGCGGTGTCGGCCTGACCCCTTCTTTTCCGCAGGGTGCGAGCTACAAGACCATCCGGGCCGGCGAGCCGATCACGGTCGATTTCGTCGCCTGTTTCGACGGTTACCTGGTCGACCAGACCCGGATCTTCTGCATCGGCGGCCTCGATGACAGGCTGGAACGGGGCTACGCCGACATGCTGGAGCTGCAACAGGCCTTCGCAGAGAAGGCCCGCCCCGGAGCGAGCTGGGAAGAGCTGTACGATTTCTGTGTCGACATGGCCGCCGACATGGGGTACGCCGATCATTTCATGGGAGCTCCCGGGGCCCGGGTCGCTTTCGTCGGGCACGGTGTCGGCGTCGAACTCGACGAATATCCCTTCATTGCCCGTGGTTTCGCCGATATGCACCTGCAGCCGAAGATGACCTTTGCCTTCGAACCGAAGATCGTCTTTCCCGGTCTCGGCGCCGTCGGCGTGGAAAACACCTTCTGGGTCGAAGAGGGCGGTCTGAAAAGCCTTACCTTTTCCGGTCAGAAGCTGCAGGTGCTCTGACAGGAGGGGGAAACGATTGCGGTTGGCGTGAAAAAACAGCCCTGAAATGCTCATTTGCCGGCATGTCAACGGCGCTTTTTCGGCTGTTCCCGCCTTGTGTTCTCATAACGTTTTTCAACTCCCTGCCAAACCGGCTTGCAAACCATCGGCGACCGATTAGCCTTGTAGGGGAGAACCAGCAACCGGGGAGGCAATCATGAAAGCCCTTGTCAAGGTGGTCGTGGTCCTGGTGATCATTCTGGCGGCGGTGGTCGCCGGCAGCCTTTTCTATGTCGACAGCATCGCCCGCAGGGCGATCGAGTACGGCGGTAGCGAGGCGCTGGGGGTGCCGACCACCCTGGAGCGGATCGACATCTCGCTTCTGGGCGGCAAGATCGAACTGAGCAACCTGAAAATCGCCAATCCGCCCGGGTTCCAAAGCGACCGCTTCCTGTCACTAGGCTCCGGTCAGGTCGCCGTTTCCCTCGGCTCGCTGATGAAGGATACGGTGATCGTGCCGGCGGTGCGGCTGGCGGGCATTCGCATCGATCTCGAACAGAGCGGCAAGAAGAACAATGTGCAACCGTTGCTGGCCAGGACCAGGGGGGCCGCCGGGCGGGGAGGAGCGGCGGCTGAGACCGGCGATGGCGGTACCGGCAGAAAGTTCGTCATCGAACACTTCGCCATCGAGGATGTGGTGGTTTCGGCCCGGCTCGGCCTGCTCGGGGGATCCTCCCGGGTCCGGCTGGTGCTGCCGAAAATCGAGCTGCGTGACCTGGGGCGTAAACAGGGAGGCATGACGCTTCCCGAGCTGATCCGGACCGTCGTTCAGACCCTGCTCGATGCCGCCGCCAGCAGCAGCGCCGATCTTTCGCCGCAACTGGCGGCTCTGCTCAGGGGCGAATTGAAGGGGCTCGACACCGTCAGGGGCGAGCTGGTCGGCAAGGCGAGTGCCGAGGTCGAGAAGGCGGCCTCGAAGGTAAAGAAGGAGCTGCAGAAAATGCCGCTGCCGCCGGAGGTCGACAAGGCCGTCGAAGAGCAGGCGGGCAAGGCGCTGGAGGGGCTGCGCGGTTTGTTCGGTGACAAGAAGTAGCTTTCAACACCCCGTCAGGTCTGCATTTGGCGGCGCAGGTCCTCCCGCAGCTCGTGCAGCGCCGGGCTGATCGACACCTTGTAGCGGTGCGGATTGACTGAGCGCAGGGTTCCCTGCGGCAGGTGGTCGAGCTCCTGATGGCAGAAAGCCGCCAACGTGTCCAGGGAGGGGGCCGGGCGGGTTCGGCGACCGTCGCGCATGACGGTGTCGAGCAGCGGCCGGCATTCGAAGTTCTCTTCCAGCCTCCGGTAACGGGTCGGATTGACCGGATCGTAGACCGTCATCCCCCTTGCCGGCTGTTCGCCCGGCGTGGCGATGACATCCTGGATGATTTCGCCGTTCTCGTCGCAGAGACGCCAGACGTCTTTTCTCCCCGGCAGGGTCGCCTTGGCGATGTCCGCCGTCAGCTTCATTTTCGGCTGGTTGCGAATGGCGACCAGCTTGTAGACGCCCCCCAGGGCGCCTCCTCCCCGCCCGGCGCAGGTCGCCAGCCGGGTGCCGACACCGTAGATGTCGATGCGGCCCCCTTCTTCCCGGATGGTGCGGATGACCTCTTCGTCCAGTTCATTGGAGGCGACGATGCGGACGCCGGGGAAGCCGGCCTCGTCGAGCATCCGCCGTGCCTGGCGGCTCAGCCAGGCCAGGTCGCCGGAATCGAGGCGGATGCCTAAAAGTTCGTGTCCCTGCTGTCGCAGCTCCCTGGCGACAGTGATGGCGTTGGGCAGACCGCTTTTCAGGGTGTCGACCGTGTCGACCAGCAGAATGCAGCTGTCGGGAAAGCTTCGCGCGTAGGCGCGAAAGGCGCTCAGCTCGTCATCGAAGGCCATTACCCAGCTGTGGGCGTGGGTTCCCTTGACCGGCAGGCCGTATTTCATGCCGGCCAGCACGTTGCTGGTACTGCCGACGCCGCCGATGCAGGTGGCCCGGGCGACGCTCATGGCGCCGTCGGGGCCCTGGGACCGGCGCAGGCCGAATTCGAGAACCTGTGCCTCGCCGGCGGCGCGCACGATGCGGGCGGCCTTGGTCGCCACCAGGGTCTGGAAATTGATGATGTTCAGCAGCAGGGTTTCGACCAGCTGCGCTTCGGCCAGCGGCGCCTCGACCGAGAGGATCGGCTCGTTGGCGAAGACCGGCGTCCCTTCCTTCGGTGCCCTGACGCTGCCGGTAAAACGGAAGCGCGCCAGTTCGTCCAGAAAGTCGGCTGAAAAGAGATTCAGGCTCTCCAGGTAGGCGATCTCCTCGCTGTTGAAGCGGAGGTTTTCCAGGGCGTCGAGTGCCGGCTCCAGGCCGGCGAAGACGGCGTAGCCGCCGTGAAAGGGGGTCTCGCGGAAAAAGAGGTCGAAGATGGCCGGTTCGCGGTGCATGCCATGATGGTGGTAACCCGCCAGCATGGTCAGCTCGTAGAGATCGGTCAGCAGGGGGCTGGTTCTTGTGGTGGTCATTGACCTTTTCCTTTCCTGCTTCCATTCTAGCAGAGTGTTGAAAAACTGTTGCGGTTGGCGTGACCCTGAGTCCGCAAGCCCACAACCGGCAGATGGCACACGTTATTGACCTGCCTGAGCATCGCAGAAATCACCGATGAACCAGCGGGTGCATCTATAGATTTTTTGCAACGCTCATTCAGGTCAAGCACGTCCACTCTCTTGTTCGGTTTGGGCTCACGAACTCAGGGATGCGTTGAAAACAGCCTCGAAATGCTCATTTACTGATAGCGTAAACTGCCTTTATCGACTGTTTTCGCCTTGTTTCGCCTGCCCGCATGACGTTTTTCAACGCCCTGATCGCTTCGGTGCTTTAGCCCACTACCGCCAGGAGTCGGTCGATGGCCTGCAGCCCCTCCAGCGCGCCGCAGGCCAGGGAGATGTGCGGCGGCCTGATCTGTGCTTCCCGCGGGTTGATGCGGATGACGGTGGCTTCAGGCCAGGCGCCGATCCGCTCGCTCAGGTGGCGGATGGTAGGGATGGCGGTGCCGGCGCCCATCTCGATCACAGCCAGCGGCCTGCCTCGGTGCTGGTCGCAGAAGAGATCGAAGCGCATCTGCTGGCCGTGGCTGCGCCCCGGCAGCCAGGAATAGTCGCCGAACATCAGGATATTGGGCCGGGCGGTGCCGCCGCAGAACCGGCAGGTCGGGACGGTCGCCGAACGCATGGTGGCAAAGTCGATCTCGAACTGTTCGTCGTTCTCCCAGATAGCCTGCCGGCAGGGGATGAGACATTGCAGGTGGTGGATGGAGCCGTGCACCTCGAGAATCTGCTCCTCGGCGAAGCCCGCTTTCTGAAACTGGCCGTCGACGTTGGAGGTGACGACGAAGCCGTCTCGGCCGGCCCCGTCGAGCCAGCGCTTCAGGATGGCGAACCCGGCGTGCGGTTCGGTCTGCCGGTAGAGGTTGGTGCGATGCCCATAGAAGCCCCAGCCGAAGGCGGGGTCACGCTCGAAGTGTTCCGGGTTGGCGGCGGCGACGAAGTTGATGCCCAGCTTTTCGTACATCGGGTAGGCCTTCCAGAACCCCCGGTCGCCGCGAAAGTCGGGAAGTCCGGAGTCGACTCCCATGCCGGCGCCGGCGGTGATGACCAGCGCTTCGGCGCCGGCGATGGCGTCCGCTGCTTTTTTCAAGGCTTCCTGCATGGCGATATCCTGAATCATTGCGCCACGTCGACCAGGACGGGCTGCAGAATTCTCTGCACGTCAGCGGGGGCCAGGGCCACCAGGAATCCCCGCTTTCCGCCGTTGATGTAGATGGTGGGCAGGTCGAGAATCGAGCGTTCCATGAAGACCGGCATCGCCTTGCGGGTGCCGAACGGCGAGGTGCCGCCGACCAGGTAGCCGGAATGGCGGCTGGCGGTCTTCGGATCGCAGGGCCGGACCGATTTGCAGCCGATGGTTCGCGCCAGGTTGCGGGTTGAAACCTGGCGGTCGCCGTGCATCAGCACGACCAGCGGTTCGCCGCTGTCCCGCTCCATGATCAGGGTCTTGATCACGACGTGCTCGTCGACTCCCAGCTCCCGCGCCGAGACGGCCGTGCCGCCATGTTCCTCGTAGCTGTAGAAGCAGGGGACAAAATCGACCTTGTGCCGGCGCAACAGGCGGACGGCCGGTGTTGATGGAATCTTCTCCCTGCTCATGCCGCCCCCCTGTCAATGAACCAGGAGGCGGCGGTCAGCAGCAGGCTGCCGGCCAGCAGCAGCAGGCTCAGGCCGCCGAGCAGGCGAAAGACCTTGTCGGTGGCCTTGCGCAGCTGCCAGCTCTTGGGCAGGAGCAACCCGAACAGGACGCCGCCGGCTGCGCCGCCGAGATGACCGGCGTTGTCGGCGCCGACCAGCAGGCCGAAGACGAAGGCGAAGACGGCCCACTGCAGCATGAAATTGCGCCGCTGCAGCGAAAGGTTGTCGCCCAGCCGATGATAATGGATGACGGCGAAGCCGATCAGGCCGAAGAGTGCCGACGAAGAGCCGACCACCGGCGCCATGGGATGCCAGAAATAGTCGGCCAGCGAGCCGGTGAGGGCGGCGAGGGTGTAGAGGGTCAGAAAGCGCATCGGCCCGATTTCGCTTTCGACCAGCGGCCCCACCTGGTACAGGACCACCATGTTGAAGGCCAGGTGCAGAACGCCGCCGTGAACAAAGGCGTAGCTCAGGCAGCGCCACCATTCGTTTTCGGCCAGCACCAGCGGCCAGTACTGGGCGCCCATGTGGATCAGCAGGTAGCCGTCCGGCGAAAAGAGGGGCCGCAGGCCCAGGCCCGCCAGCAGTCCCTGCAACAGCATCAGGACAAAGAAGACGATATTGGCCCCGATCAACGCCCGGCTCACCCGGATGCCGCTGGCGGGCAGTTCGCCGCGCAGGAAGCGGTGCATCGCTCTTTCCCAGCGCGTGGCGCGCCATTGCCAGCGCGGTGTGTTCAGGCCGAGACGGCGGAAAAGTTCGGTCAAATTCATGGTCGTCTTTCGGTTGGTTGCCCGTTCGGGGACAAGGGGGTGGAAAGGCCGGACGCGGCAGGATCGGTCAGCCCCGGTTTCGTCAAACTATGACAAAAATTTCCCCTCTCTTCAAGCCGGTCGGCCCGGAAGTGATGACGGTCTGATATGCTGAAAAACATGAGAAGGGTTGTCGTGCTTCTTTTCCTGCTCGCCCTGGCGCCGGCGTTTCTTCTCCGGCCGGCGCCGGCAGCCTCCCTGCCGGGAGAGGTCGCGGGCATCCTGCGGATCGTTCTGGACGATGACACCGGCGCGGCGGCGCTGTTGCCGGCGGTGCCTGGACTGGCCTGGGGCGACCTGGTCCGCCGCTTCTATCGGCAGCGGCAGTTCCGGCCGGCGTGGGTCACCGACCTTGGCCTCGACGGCCGGGCTCGCGAACTGATCGAGTTTTTGCGGGGGGCGGGGGATTTCGGGCTCTGCGGCAACCATTACCACCTGCAGGAGCTGGAGCCGTTGCTGCTGATGGAGGCCGACTCCCTGCGTCACGGCGTGCTGTTCGATGCCACCTATTTCGCGCTGATGGAGCTGCTGCTGACCGACGCCTTTCTGCGGCTGGCCGACGACCTGTCCGGCTGGCGGCCGCCCCGGGTGCAGGCCCGGGGGCGGATCGACCGGGACCGGGCGCTGGTGCTCTTTCTCGAACAGAGCCTGCGAAACGGCCTGCTGACCGAGGCTTTGCGCGGGCTCGATCCCGACCAGCAGCCGTTCGTCAGTCTGCTGGAGGAGCTGCAGCGGTTGCGTAAGCTCTCCGCTCTTGGCGGCTGGCCGCCGATACCGCCCGGACCGGTTCTGCGACCCGGCATGCGTGATTCGCGACTTGCCGTGCTGCGGCAGCGCCTCTACTACGGCGGCGACCTCGAGCCCTATGCCGCCTGGGGGGAAGAGAATTTCGGACCGCTGACGGTGCGCGCCCTGAAGCAGTTTCAGCGTCGGCATGGCCTGCGCGACGACGGCGTGCTCGGCCCCTTGACCCTGGCCGAGCTGAACCGGCCGGTGGAGGAGCGCATCAGGCAGATCGAAATCAATCTCTGGCGCTGGCGCCGTGAATCGCGGAACTATGGTGAACGCTACCTGCGGGTGAACATCGCCGCTTTTCGGCTCGATATCATCGAGCTGGGAGAGATCGTCATGAGCATGCCGGTGGTCGTCGGCACGCCCTACCGCAAGACGCCGAGTTTCGCCGCCACCATGCGCTATCTCGAATTCGCCCCCTACTGGTACGTTCCTGCGACCATTCTCCGTGAAGACAAACTGCCCAGAATCCGCCGGGATCCCGGCTGGCTGACGCGCCACCACTTCGAAATCGTTTCCTGGCGCGGGGACGGCGAGCGCCTGATCGATCCCCGCGCCATCGACTGGCGGCGGGTTCGGCCCGGCAACTTCCCCGGAATCCTGCGGCAGCGGCCCGGCCCCTGGAATCCCCTGGGGCGGGTCAAGTTCATGTTCCCCAACAGATACGCGGTCTATCTGCACGATACCGATTCGCCGCACCTGTTCGCCCGGATCGACCGCCTGTTCAGCTCCGGCTGCATCCGGGTCGAGCGGCCTCTCGACCTGGCCCTCTACCTGCTGGAAAAGAACGGCTGGAACTGCGAGCGGATCATCGAGGCCATGGACAGCCCCGAGCCGCTGCGGGTCGATCTGGACGAACCGGTTCCGGTGCATATCGTCTACTGGACGGCCTGGGTCGACGCCAACGGGCAGATAAATTACCGCAACGATGTCTACCAGCGTGATGCCGACCTGGAGCTGGCCTGGCGGCGGCGTCTGACCGGCGGCGGGCTGGCGGTGCAGTGGGCGGGGGCGGGGGCGAGATCGGCCGGCGAAGCCTCGGCTCAGAGCAGGTCCTTGAGCCAGTGAAAGGCGACCAGGGTGCCGATGGCCGAGCCGACGGACGAGAAGAAGAAAACCAGCAGCACGCGGGTGACCCGGTTGCTCCACCAGCCGCGCAGGGTCGCCAGGTCGTCGCCGACCCGCTCCAGGTCGCGCACCTTGGGCGGAGCGATGAAGGCCTGAACCAGGCCGGTCACCATGCCGGCGCCGATGGTCGGGTTGAGGGAGGTGATCGGCGCGGCGACGAAGGCCGAGACGACGGTCAGAGGATGCCCGAAGGCGATCAGCGCCCCGGCGGCGGAGAGCAGGCCGTTGGCCAGGATCCAGGCGACGGCGGCGTCGGCCATGTTATCGGTGTCTCCGTAGAAAAAGCCGAGGACAAAGAGCAGGATAACCACGGCTGGAATCAGCCACGGCAGAACCCTGGAGATGGCCGGCTTGGGCGGAATGTGGTCCAGTTCGTCGAGCAGCTGTGGTTGCGGTGGTGACTGCAGGCGGGAGACGATGCCCGGCTTGTGGGCGGCGCCGATGACGGCGAGAATCTTTTTGCCCGGCGCCCGGCGGATCTTTTCCGCCATGTAGATATCCCGCTCGTCGACCAGAATCTGCTTGACGTTGGGCAGCGCGTCGCCCATCTCCTCGAGCATGGCCGACAGGGTGTCGGTCTGCCGCAGTCGGGCGAGCTCTTCTTCGTCGATCTGCTGCTTTTCGAACAGGCTGGCGATCAGGGTCGACAGCAGCATCATCTTGCGCCAGAAGCCGGTTTTGCGCCAGGCGCGCAGCAGGGTGGTGCGGATGTTGCGGTCGATGAGGCGGACGTCGAGCCCGTGTTCTTCGGCGGCTTCCGCCGCTGCCGCCAGTTCGGCGCCGGGCTTGATGCCGGTCTGTAATCCCATGCGTTTCTGGAAGGAAGCGAGGGCGAGATTGGCCAGCAGAAAAGGCGCCTGCCCCTGGCGGATGACCTGGAAGAGATTGAGGGTCTCCCAGCGGTTGCTGTTGCGCAGGGCCTGGTAGCGCTGTTCGTCGAGTTCGATGCAGACCGTGTCCGGCTGTTCCCGCTCGATGGTCGTGCGGACCAGCTCGACCGATTCCCGGGAAATGTGGGCGGTTCCCAGCAGCAGAATCTCGCGGTCGTCCAGGTTGAGATGGGTCAGGTCGGAGTTGCTGTCGTTCATCGGTCGGGAGGTCGTTTCCATCGAAGAAGGCTGACGCGGCGCTACCGCATGAAAAAAGGCGCCTGTACAGCGCCCGTAAATCTGCTCTCCGCCTTTGCCGTGGGCCGCGGAGCCTCTGGCGACTCCCTAATAGGTGGAGCCGTTTGTCGATGCATCAGGCTTCCCGCTACGTGGCGGGCTTGCTCACAACACCGCTGAAACAGCCCCTTTCTCTAACCTATACCGCCGGGGTCTTGTGGCCTCACCTGCAAGGCAGAGAGCTGATCCAGCTTCAGTATAGAAAAGTGCGGGCCCCTATTCAAGAAAAAACCGATTCAATCCGGCAGCGGGGGCCGACGACCAGCAGGGGATTGGGCAACTCCGCCTGGACATCCTCCATGGTGCTGCCAAACAGGGAGCGGACGGGTCCGTGTCCGTAGGCCCCCAGCAGGAGCAGGGCGTCGTGCGGTACCACGTCGAGTTCTTCCCGGATCGGCTTGCCGGGCCGCACCTGCCAGTCGCACTCTTCCAGGATGGAAAGAATCCCCTGTTCTTTCGCCTGACGGGCCAGGTCGTTCCGGTCGCCGAAACTGATGACCTGCAGCGGAGCCTGGCTGCGATCGGCCAGTTGCCGGCCCAGCCGGACGGCCTGGCCGGCCAGCTTCGAGCCGCCGTAGAGGACGGCCAGGTTGGTCCATGGTTTGTAGACCCCCGGTGGAATCAGCACCGGAAAGGGGGCGGCGAGAATGATGCGGCGGACTTTGGGGCCGATCAGGCCGAGTCCGACCGGCCCGCTTGCCTTGGTCATCGAACGGGGACAGGCCATGATGCCGAAATCGGTCGGCAGATCGGGCAGACCGGTGGCGGTGAAGGTTTCGGGTTCGACGAAGCCGGTTTCGAGCGGCGGACCGAGCCGCAGCAGCGCCTCGACGTTGTCGCGGGCCGTTTCCGGCCGGCGCAGGTAGCTCTGGTCGAGGTCGACCTGGACGATGTCCTGCTCGAAGTAGAAGAGGAAACGGGGCTGTTGCGGCAGGTAGATTCGCAGCGGAATCTGCAGCCGGCGGCAGGTGTAGGCCGAAAAGAGCAGGGTCTCCCGACCGTAGGGCGCATTGCGAAAGACGTGGAACAGGGGCCTGGTCATGCTGTGTGCCTCCCGAAAGAAAAAGAGGATATCTGCCGCCATGCTGGTTGCGCAGAGC
This window of the Geothermobacter ehrlichii genome carries:
- a CDS encoding M24 family metallopeptidase; this translates as MRLTPTTELNDRCRRLQCLMAEAGLDAVLMVQNADLFYFTGSIQQGLLYVPAAGEPLYMVRRDHGRARMESGLKEVIPLHSPRELPGIVRDYGYVLPQRLGLELDVLPVQFCRRLEKVLPGAAIDDATPLIRTVRAIKSDYEIGIMKDAALIADKVARRAAEVIREGMTDLDLAAELEYEARKAGHQGMIRMRSFNSEIFYGHAFSGADSAVPSGFDTPLGGVGLTPSFPQGASYKTIRAGEPITVDFVACFDGYLVDQTRIFCIGGLDDRLERGYADMLELQQAFAEKARPGASWEELYDFCVDMAADMGYADHFMGAPGARVAFVGHGVGVELDEYPFIARGFADMHLQPKMTFAFEPKIVFPGLGAVGVENTFWVEEGGLKSLTFSGQKLQVL
- a CDS encoding AsmA family protein translates to MKALVKVVVVLVIILAAVVAGSLFYVDSIARRAIEYGGSEALGVPTTLERIDISLLGGKIELSNLKIANPPGFQSDRFLSLGSGQVAVSLGSLMKDTVIVPAVRLAGIRIDLEQSGKKNNVQPLLARTRGAAGRGGAAAETGDGGTGRKFVIEHFAIEDVVVSARLGLLGGSSRVRLVLPKIELRDLGRKQGGMTLPELIRTVVQTLLDAAASSSADLSPQLAALLRGELKGLDTVRGELVGKASAEVEKAASKVKKELQKMPLPPEVDKAVEEQAGKALEGLRGLFGDKK
- a CDS encoding nicotinate phosphoribosyltransferase; translation: MTTTRTSPLLTDLYELTMLAGYHHHGMHREPAIFDLFFRETPFHGGYAVFAGLEPALDALENLRFNSEEIAYLESLNLFSADFLDELARFRFTGSVRAPKEGTPVFANEPILSVEAPLAEAQLVETLLLNIINFQTLVATKAARIVRAAGEAQVLEFGLRRSQGPDGAMSVARATCIGGVGSTSNVLAGMKYGLPVKGTHAHSWVMAFDDELSAFRAYARSFPDSCILLVDTVDTLKSGLPNAITVARELRQQGHELLGIRLDSGDLAWLSRQARRMLDEAGFPGVRIVASNELDEEVIRTIREEGGRIDIYGVGTRLATCAGRGGGALGGVYKLVAIRNQPKMKLTADIAKATLPGRKDVWRLCDENGEIIQDVIATPGEQPARGMTVYDPVNPTRYRRLEENFECRPLLDTVMRDGRRTRPAPSLDTLAAFCHQELDHLPQGTLRSVNPHRYKVSISPALHELREDLRRQMQT
- a CDS encoding SIR2 family NAD-dependent protein deacylase, producing the protein MAMQEALKKAADAIAGAEALVITAGAGMGVDSGLPDFRGDRGFWKAYPMYEKLGINFVAAANPEHFERDPAFGWGFYGHRTNLYRQTEPHAGFAILKRWLDGAGRDGFVVTSNVDGQFQKAGFAEEQILEVHGSIHHLQCLIPCRQAIWENDEQFEIDFATMRSATVPTCRFCGGTARPNILMFGDYSWLPGRSHGQQMRFDLFCDQHRGRPLAVIEMGAGTAIPTIRHLSERIGAWPEATVIRINPREAQIRPPHISLACGALEGLQAIDRLLAVVG
- the ybaK gene encoding Cys-tRNA(Pro) deacylase, which codes for MSREKIPSTPAVRLLRRHKVDFVPCFYSYEEHGGTAVSARELGVDEHVVIKTLIMERDSGEPLVVLMHGDRQVSTRNLARTIGCKSVRPCDPKTASRHSGYLVGGTSPFGTRKAMPVFMERSILDLPTIYINGGKRGFLVALAPADVQRILQPVLVDVAQ
- a CDS encoding rhomboid family intramembrane serine protease, whose product is MNLTELFRRLGLNTPRWQWRATRWERAMHRFLRGELPASGIRVSRALIGANIVFFVLMLLQGLLAGLGLRPLFSPDGYLLIHMGAQYWPLVLAENEWWRCLSYAFVHGGVLHLAFNMVVLYQVGPLVESEIGPMRFLTLYTLAALTGSLADYFWHPMAPVVGSSSALFGLIGFAVIHYHRLGDNLSLQRRNFMLQWAVFAFVFGLLVGADNAGHLGGAAGGVLFGLLLPKSWQLRKATDKVFRLLGGLSLLLLAGSLLLTAASWFIDRGAA
- a CDS encoding L,D-transpeptidase family protein yields the protein MLLFLLALAPAFLLRPAPAASLPGEVAGILRIVLDDDTGAAALLPAVPGLAWGDLVRRFYRQRQFRPAWVTDLGLDGRARELIEFLRGAGDFGLCGNHYHLQELEPLLLMEADSLRHGVLFDATYFALMELLLTDAFLRLADDLSGWRPPRVQARGRIDRDRALVLFLEQSLRNGLLTEALRGLDPDQQPFVSLLEELQRLRKLSALGGWPPIPPGPVLRPGMRDSRLAVLRQRLYYGGDLEPYAAWGEENFGPLTVRALKQFQRRHGLRDDGVLGPLTLAELNRPVEERIRQIEINLWRWRRESRNYGERYLRVNIAAFRLDIIELGEIVMSMPVVVGTPYRKTPSFAATMRYLEFAPYWYVPATILREDKLPRIRRDPGWLTRHHFEIVSWRGDGERLIDPRAIDWRRVRPGNFPGILRQRPGPWNPLGRVKFMFPNRYAVYLHDTDSPHLFARIDRLFSSGCIRVERPLDLALYLLEKNGWNCERIIEAMDSPEPLRVDLDEPVPVHIVYWTAWVDANGQINYRNDVYQRDADLELAWRRRLTGGGLAVQWAGAGARSAGEASAQSRSLSQ
- a CDS encoding TraB/GumN family protein; this encodes MNDSNSDLTHLNLDDREILLLGTAHISRESVELVRTTIEREQPDTVCIELDEQRYQALRNSNRWETLNLFQVIRQGQAPFLLANLALASFQKRMGLQTGIKPGAELAAAAEAAEEHGLDVRLIDRNIRTTLLRAWRKTGFWRKMMLLSTLIASLFEKQQIDEEELARLRQTDTLSAMLEEMGDALPNVKQILVDERDIYMAEKIRRAPGKKILAVIGAAHKPGIVSRLQSPPQPQLLDELDHIPPKPAISRVLPWLIPAVVILLFVLGFFYGDTDNMADAAVAWILANGLLSAAGALIAFGHPLTVVSAFVAAPITSLNPTIGAGMVTGLVQAFIAPPKVRDLERVGDDLATLRGWWSNRVTRVLLVFFFSSVGSAIGTLVAFHWLKDLL
- a CDS encoding universal stress protein — protein: MTRPLFHVFRNAPYGRETLLFSAYTCRRLQIPLRIYLPQQPRFLFYFEQDIVQVDLDQSYLRRPETARDNVEALLRLGPPLETGFVEPETFTATGLPDLPTDFGIMACPRSMTKASGPVGLGLIGPKVRRIILAAPFPVLIPPGVYKPWTNLAVLYGGSKLAGQAVRLGRQLADRSQAPLQVISFGDRNDLARQAKEQGILSILEECDWQVRPGKPIREELDVVPHDALLLLGAYGHGPVRSLFGSTMEDVQAELPNPLLVVGPRCRIESVFS